AAAAACCTGAGAAACCCAATTTTGAAGTTGGTAATTGTTATACAATTTCCGAAATTAGTTCAAAATTCCACGCTGATCCAGGAACTGTAACAAACCTAATTAAAAGAAACAAAATTCCGACAAAAAAAGTTGGAAGTTTCGTTTATGTACCTAAAAATTTAATTGATAAAATTTTTGCAGGAAAATGAAAGAGTTACTAAAAACCAAAGTTACCGTACGATTACGAAAAGCCGAATTCCGAAAAGAATGGTTTATTTATTTGGAAAGTTATCCTGTGATGATTCCTGGTAAAGATAAAGTTCAAAGAATCCGGGAATATTTAAACCGAAGTATCACAACTGTAGATTTTGATAAGAAAAGACCTGCAAGAACAACCCAAGAATCTGTTTCATTTAAACCTAAAAGAGATGACAATGGTATCATCGTTTGCAAAAGCGAAAATGATCGGGAAACAATGTTATATGCAGATTCTATGCGTAAATTACGTCAGAGAGAATATGACAATATTGAACTTTACAGCGAACTCGACAAAATTCAAGTAGAACAAAAAGAAAAATCGCAGGAAAATTTTGTGAGATATTTTGATTTGTTGGTTAATAAAAGACATAAAAACAATTCCGAATCTATTCAAATAAATTGGTATCGTTCGATAGAATTTCTAAAAGATTTTGGAGGCGAAAAAATTATGTTTTCGCAGATCAACACAAAATTCTGTGAAAATTTCAAATCGTATTTGTTGACGGCAAAAAGTGGTAGCAATAAGCAAGAGATTATTTCTCAAAATACAGCTTCAACTTATTTTTCTGTTTTCAAAGCTGCATTAAAACAAGCTTTTATTGATGGATATTTTACAACTGATATTTCGGCTAAAATAAAATCAATTCCACACGAAGAATCGAGAAGAGAATATTTGACGCTAGAGGAACTCAATACTTTGGTTGAAACACCTTGCGAACTTGATGTTTTAAAACGAGCAGCACTATTTTCGGCATTGACAGGTTTGCGACATTCCGATATTCAAAAATTGACGTGGAATGAAATCAATATTGAAAACGATCAAGCCAGAATAAATTTTACTCAAAAAAAGACAAAAGGCGTAGAATATATGCCGATTTCTAAACAAGCATTACAACTTTGTGGTGAAGCAGGTCTTCCAACTGATTTGGTTTTTAAAGATTTAACGAACCCAGCTTGGATTTCTCGACCACTTAAAAAATGGATTGAAAGTGCAGGAATTACCAAAAAAATAACTTTTCACAATTTCAGACATACTTTTGCAACGCTGCAACTTTCCAGCGGAACTGATATTTATACAGTAAGTAAAATGCTCGGTCATACGAACGTAAAAACTACACAAGTTTACGCAAAAGTGGTTGATGAAAAGAAAAATGTTGCGGCAGAAGCCATTCAGTTAAATACACTCTCAAAGATTAAAAAATGAAACATAATTACCAAGATATAATTATTCAGAATGTTTCTGTTGTCATTGGGAGCGCAATTACAGGTTTAGTAATAAGATTTGTGATGCTTGAAAAAGGCGCAGATCAATTTACTGCAAATAGTATATTTTGGATTGTCATACTTATAGGATTGGTGTTTTACACAAGTTTAGTTTTATTAGGTGTTTCATTATTTGAATTATACAAGCAATTAAGAAATAAGAAAAATTCAAAAAAACTTAATAATTATACTGAGGCTAATGAAAAAGTTGTTCAGATAGACAATACGGCGAAGATTAACTCAGCTGAAAATGTAGAGATTTTGGTTGAAAATAATATCGATACAAATGCAATCCGTACATTTCAACATCAGAAAAAAGTTCAACAAGAAAACGAAAAATTACAAATCGCCCTTCACTACACAAGAAATCATTTTGCCTTGTACGTTTCGGATGAAGATTTGGGTTTGCTTTGCAATACTGTTATTTCTTACTCGAAGAAGGAAGAAATTTCAAATTCAAAATTGATAGAAACAGCTGGACTTTCTAATCTAGACCTCTATCATTTCGGA
This Chryseobacterium sp. G0162 DNA region includes the following protein-coding sequences:
- a CDS encoding site-specific integrase, with the protein product MKELLKTKVTVRLRKAEFRKEWFIYLESYPVMIPGKDKVQRIREYLNRSITTVDFDKKRPARTTQESVSFKPKRDDNGIIVCKSENDRETMLYADSMRKLRQREYDNIELYSELDKIQVEQKEKSQENFVRYFDLLVNKRHKNNSESIQINWYRSIEFLKDFGGEKIMFSQINTKFCENFKSYLLTAKSGSNKQEIISQNTASTYFSVFKAALKQAFIDGYFTTDISAKIKSIPHEESRREYLTLEELNTLVETPCELDVLKRAALFSALTGLRHSDIQKLTWNEINIENDQARINFTQKKTKGVEYMPISKQALQLCGEAGLPTDLVFKDLTNPAWISRPLKKWIESAGITKKITFHNFRHTFATLQLSSGTDIYTVSKMLGHTNVKTTQVYAKVVDEKKNVAAEAIQLNTLSKIKK
- a CDS encoding mobilization protein codes for the protein MKHNYQDIIIQNVSVVIGSAITGLVIRFVMLEKGADQFTANSIFWIVILIGLVFYTSLVLLGVSLFELYKQLRNKKNSKKLNNYTEANEKVVQIDNTAKINSAENVEILVENNIDTNAIRTFQHQKKVQQENEKLQIALHYTRNHFALYVSDEDLGLLCNTVISYSKKEEISNSKLIETAGLSNLDLYHFGWNIWNHFRPIKQEEISKLLKTVFVSLDDIDLDSIKSHLKDEPKKGIITIQENLAD